In Planctomycetia bacterium, the following proteins share a genomic window:
- a CDS encoding TrkA family potassium uptake protein, whose amino-acid sequence MRQVAVIGLGQFGTNLARVLTELHCEVLAIDSNEARVAELRDDVHRVLIGDAREMEVLQSVVSSSIDEAVVSLGESMEASILCTLHLSQIGVKRIRTKAVNEDHALILKAVGAHDLIFPEKETAERTARRIAYPTLLDYFPFAEDYRIMELKMPPKLVGVTLGHSNIRSSYNLLLLATKSASTGQFRFMPGADDVLTEDDILIVLGQEVDLARFSVMD is encoded by the coding sequence ATGCGACAAGTCGCCGTCATCGGATTGGGTCAGTTCGGCACGAATCTTGCCCGGGTGCTCACCGAGTTGCACTGCGAAGTCCTCGCCATCGACAGCAACGAGGCGCGCGTGGCCGAGCTGCGCGACGACGTGCATCGCGTGCTCATCGGCGATGCCCGGGAGATGGAAGTTCTGCAATCCGTCGTCTCCTCCTCCATCGATGAGGCCGTCGTCAGTCTCGGCGAAAGCATGGAGGCCAGCATCCTCTGCACCCTGCACCTCAGCCAGATCGGCGTCAAACGCATCCGCACCAAGGCGGTCAACGAGGACCACGCCCTCATTCTCAAGGCCGTCGGCGCCCACGATCTGATTTTCCCCGAAAAGGAAACCGCCGAGCGAACGGCGCGCCGCATCGCCTATCCGACCCTGCTGGATTACTTCCCATTCGCCGAAGACTACCGAATTATGGAATTGAAAATGCCCCCGAAGTTGGTCGGCGTCACGCTCGGTCATTCCAATATCAGGTCGAGTTACAATCTGCTGCTCCTCGCGACAAAATCCGCCTCGACGGGGCAGTTTCGTTTCATGCCCGGGGCGGACGATGTCCTCACCGAAGACGACATCCTCATCGTTCTCGGCCAGGAAGTGGACTTGGCTCGCTTCTCGGTCATGGATTGA
- the ndk gene encoding nucleoside-diphosphate kinase, whose protein sequence is MEKTLIILKPDTLQRGLTGRIITRFEEKGFQILAMKMMQVPRELAEKHYAVHKEKPFYPRLVSYITSSPVLVMVLQAVNAIAVSRKMMGATFGSKAEPGTIRGDFGLSNSFNLIHGSDSPEAAAFEMGLYFKSDELLRFDRAGEKWIYDMSAADPE, encoded by the coding sequence ATGGAAAAGACGCTGATCATTCTCAAGCCCGACACCCTCCAGCGCGGTCTCACCGGCCGCATCATCACCCGCTTCGAGGAGAAGGGCTTTCAAATCCTCGCCATGAAGATGATGCAGGTGCCCCGCGAACTCGCCGAGAAGCACTACGCCGTCCACAAGGAGAAGCCCTTCTACCCCCGGCTCGTCAGCTACATCACCAGCAGCCCGGTCCTCGTCATGGTCCTCCAGGCCGTCAATGCCATCGCCGTGTCACGCAAAATGATGGGCGCCACCTTCGGCTCCAAGGCCGAGCCCGGCACCATCCGCGGCGACTTCGGCCTCTCCAACAGCTTCAACCTCATCCACGGCAGCGACTCCCCCGAGGCGGCGGCCTTCGAAATGGGCCTCTACTTCAAGTCCGACGAGCTGCTCCGCTTCGACCGCGCCGGCGAAAAGTGGATCTACGACATGTCCGCCGCCGATCCCGAGTAG
- a CDS encoding inorganic diphosphatase — MNHRDYSDVSPGTNIPAVVNAIIEIPKGRRSKFELDKKTGLFRLDRYLYSSSHYPGDYGFIPQTLAEDGDALDVLVMVNEATFTGCLIEARVIGLFKMKDKGANDYKVFAVPNTDPLFAEYRDLTAVPPHFLKEIEHFFATYKQLEGTHTQTEGWGTASEAIAEVQASVDRCAESRKPKVHRI; from the coding sequence ATGAATCATCGGGACTATTCTGACGTTTCTCCGGGAACAAACATCCCCGCGGTGGTCAATGCGATCATCGAGATTCCGAAGGGGCGAAGAAGCAAGTTTGAATTGGACAAGAAGACCGGCCTGTTCCGGCTCGATCGCTACCTGTATTCCTCCAGCCACTATCCGGGGGACTACGGCTTCATCCCGCAGACGCTCGCGGAGGACGGCGATGCACTGGATGTCCTGGTCATGGTCAATGAAGCCACATTCACCGGCTGCCTGATCGAGGCCCGCGTCATCGGGCTTTTCAAGATGAAAGACAAGGGGGCCAACGACTACAAAGTGTTTGCGGTGCCCAACACCGATCCTCTGTTCGCGGAGTATCGCGACCTGACCGCCGTGCCGCCGCACTTCTTAAAGGAAATCGAGCACTTCTTCGCCACCTACAAGCAACTCGAAGGCACCCACACTCAGACCGAAGGATGGGGCACCGCCTCCGAAGCCATTGCCGAAGTGCAGGCGTCCGTCGACCGATGCGCCGAATCCAGAAAGCCGAAGGTCCACCGAATCTAA
- a CDS encoding ATPase: MARKYRPESLFFERPESVLVGSFIFLIIIGAILLTLPISAGDEDIDIMEGLFTSTSAVCVTGLTVVDTGKAYSRFGQVVILILIQLGGLGIMTFAALASQFLGRRMSFRSQALIADTFWQGDAASSVRRDLKRIIALTFVIETIGMLLIYAQLRFEHKPEPALFSAAFHSISAFCNAGFSIYSDNLMPFKQHPWILCVVICLIVCGGLGHTVLLESLRRLRCQITGERTDSVNWTLHSRVVLTTSAILILGGAVSLFCVGLGDRSDSVFQRMLTAVFQSVTARTAGFNSIDIARVPVAALLFLILLMFVGGSPASCAGGIKTTSAAVYLAEVRARLRGSKEVVLFGRRVSNEVTAKVTLVIGLSVLWNLIGCMYLSLSEAGTPGVRFEELVFEQISAFATVGLSAGITAKLSMAGKAWIILTMFIGRVGPLTAALALLPRDPGAIRYPEERIMIG; encoded by the coding sequence ATGGCGCGGAAGTACCGACCGGAATCTCTCTTCTTTGAACGCCCGGAAAGCGTCCTGGTCGGCTCGTTCATCTTCCTCATCATCATCGGCGCCATCCTGCTCACGCTGCCCATCTCCGCGGGCGACGAAGACATCGACATCATGGAGGGGCTCTTCACCTCGACCTCGGCGGTCTGCGTCACTGGGCTGACCGTGGTTGATACGGGAAAGGCTTACTCGCGATTTGGTCAGGTCGTCATTTTGATACTCATCCAGCTTGGCGGCCTCGGCATCATGACCTTCGCCGCCCTCGCCTCGCAGTTCCTCGGTCGCCGCATGTCATTTCGTTCACAGGCCCTCATCGCGGATACCTTCTGGCAGGGCGACGCCGCATCCTCCGTGCGCCGCGACCTGAAGCGGATCATCGCCCTCACCTTCGTGATCGAAACGATCGGCATGTTGCTGATCTACGCCCAGTTGAGATTCGAGCACAAACCGGAGCCCGCCCTCTTCTCGGCGGCCTTTCACTCCATCTCCGCCTTCTGCAACGCCGGCTTCTCCATCTACTCTGACAACCTGATGCCCTTTAAGCAGCACCCGTGGATCCTCTGCGTCGTTATTTGCCTCATTGTCTGCGGCGGCCTGGGCCACACGGTATTGCTGGAGTCCCTGCGCCGCCTTCGTTGCCAAATCACCGGCGAAAGAACTGATTCCGTGAATTGGACCCTCCACTCCAGAGTCGTCCTGACCACCAGCGCGATTCTGATTCTCGGCGGAGCCGTGAGCCTCTTTTGTGTCGGTCTCGGCGACCGGTCGGATTCGGTGTTCCAGCGCATGCTCACCGCCGTCTTTCAGTCCGTCACCGCGCGCACCGCCGGATTCAACAGCATCGACATCGCAAGGGTTCCGGTCGCCGCCCTGCTGTTTCTGATACTCCTGATGTTCGTGGGCGGCTCGCCGGCTTCCTGCGCAGGCGGCATCAAGACGACCTCCGCCGCGGTTTATCTCGCCGAAGTGCGCGCCAGACTCAGGGGAAGCAAGGAAGTGGTGCTGTTCGGGCGTCGCGTTTCCAATGAGGTCACCGCGAAAGTCACGCTGGTCATCGGCCTGTCCGTTCTCTGGAATCTGATCGGGTGCATGTATCTGTCCCTTTCCGAGGCCGGTACGCCGGGCGTCCGTTTCGAGGAACTGGTTTTCGAGCAGATATCCGCCTTCGCCACCGTCGGCCTCTCCGCCGGAATCACCGCGAAGTTGTCGATGGCCGGAAAAGCGTGGATCATACTCACGATGTTCATCGGTCGCGTCGGTCCGCTGACTGCCGCATTGGCGCTTCTGCCGCGTGATCCCGGCGCGATTCGCTATCCCGAAGAACGCATCATGATCGGATAG
- a CDS encoding fused MFS/spermidine synthase yields MGSEALPARRVRAGANAASAARATVWDQRFLAVLGCFFLSGFAGLLYETAWTRQFALVFGTSELAVVTVLAGYFGGLALGAALAGRYIDRITRPILTYGLLELGIAVSAIGLPYAIGASTRLYVSIFGGAADSIETGGLVTAGFYLVCSFVILLVPTAMMGATLPLLARYAVTDERQIGPRVGLLYAVNTLGAVAGTLVAAFMLLPSMGLARTIWVGVAANLLVFLVAAWMARQSTGATMQRPSPVKVKPGAISDSELPRAKLILPIMLVSGAASFSYEVLWTRLLGHVLGASVFAFATMLASFLTGIALGSAAGSRLARSRRGSMIAFGIVQFCIATASLLSYALLAQLPDLARTTGAGVHAGLAANAAICAMILLPGAFFIGATFPLAVRILAREAGDAGPSSARVYAWNTIGAILGSIASGFLLLPMLHFGGTIVATVAVNLGLMAIVALLMKPVGRRSLAVCAAGVALLVFVRPDEPWDVLRNSALGRDAAGGEVSYYGVGRSTTVLLVDDGLGWDLRTSGLPEANIRRRGVPLGRVLIQQWQNALPVLARPNARTMMFVGLGGGVAVESVPSSIERIDVVELEPEVIAANRFVSDQRAIDPLADPRVRLMTNDARNALLLSESQYDIIVSQPSHPWTAGASHLYTREFMSMVRDRLGAEGVFLQWMSLAFVDEPLLRSLVATLSDVFAQVEMYAPYPGAVLFLASSGPLRAWESASAAIAGRPGGFAAAGIVCAEDVLAALELDADAARLFADGAMLVTDDFNLLQLQSRRLESEPRSSWQITDAALAASDPATNPEGRFDAAYLVRKLMTRTNSPRALRVAESVKDPALRALCLGHVRDWEGKTAESIAQFETVLRERPDFAPAVFGKLRARSAELLRRHPAETALAERLGDPARAVIDGWQAGSGGSWQALRALDERLALAGPTEDWYVDAQRLRARWRIQSGEPALCREAMGILDAFIPRFGSADDFLTRADASLGAGEELGALGALHEAAQMLRKNSAGTALAKRIQKKLDGLAPHVRASEAGRRTVAAISLIPGMTPSLPKFYGK; encoded by the coding sequence GATACTCACTTACGGGCTACTCGAACTGGGCATCGCTGTTTCGGCGATCGGGCTTCCTTATGCGATCGGCGCTTCGACTCGGCTGTATGTTTCGATATTCGGGGGCGCTGCCGATTCGATTGAAACGGGCGGGCTGGTGACTGCGGGGTTTTACCTCGTCTGCTCGTTTGTCATTCTGCTTGTGCCGACGGCGATGATGGGGGCGACGCTGCCGCTTTTGGCGCGCTATGCGGTGACGGACGAACGGCAGATCGGTCCGCGCGTGGGACTGCTGTATGCGGTGAACACGCTAGGGGCGGTGGCGGGCACGCTGGTGGCGGCGTTCATGCTGCTGCCTTCGATGGGCCTTGCGCGCACGATCTGGGTCGGCGTGGCGGCGAATCTGCTTGTGTTTCTTGTTGCGGCGTGGATGGCGAGGCAATCCACCGGGGCGACGATGCAGCGTCCATCACCGGTGAAGGTCAAACCGGGCGCTATCAGCGATAGTGAGCTGCCGCGGGCCAAGCTCATCCTGCCGATCATGCTGGTGTCGGGCGCTGCGTCGTTTTCATATGAGGTGTTGTGGACGCGGCTGCTCGGGCATGTGCTGGGGGCGAGCGTGTTCGCCTTTGCTACGATGCTGGCGAGTTTTCTGACGGGGATCGCGCTGGGGTCGGCCGCGGGGTCGCGGCTGGCGCGATCGCGCCGCGGGAGCATGATTGCCTTCGGCATCGTGCAGTTCTGCATTGCGACGGCCTCGCTTCTTAGCTACGCGCTGTTGGCGCAGTTACCTGACCTTGCGAGGACGACGGGGGCGGGTGTCCATGCGGGGCTGGCAGCGAACGCGGCGATCTGCGCGATGATCCTTCTGCCGGGGGCGTTTTTCATTGGGGCGACATTTCCGCTGGCGGTTCGCATCCTGGCGCGCGAGGCCGGTGACGCCGGGCCGTCGAGCGCGCGGGTTTATGCGTGGAACACCATCGGGGCGATTCTGGGATCGATCGCGAGCGGATTTCTGCTGCTGCCCATGCTTCACTTCGGCGGGACGATTGTGGCGACAGTCGCGGTGAATCTGGGCCTCATGGCGATAGTCGCCCTGCTGATGAAGCCGGTGGGCAGGCGGAGCCTGGCGGTGTGCGCGGCGGGCGTCGCGCTGCTTGTTTTTGTGCGCCCCGATGAGCCGTGGGATGTGCTGCGCAACTCGGCGCTGGGCCGCGACGCCGCCGGGGGCGAGGTGAGCTACTACGGCGTCGGGCGCAGTACGACGGTGCTGCTGGTTGATGACGGCCTCGGGTGGGACCTGCGCACGAGTGGACTGCCGGAGGCGAACATTCGGCGCAGGGGCGTGCCGCTGGGACGGGTGCTGATTCAGCAGTGGCAAAATGCGCTGCCGGTGCTGGCGCGGCCGAACGCCAGGACGATGATGTTCGTGGGGCTGGGCGGCGGGGTGGCGGTCGAGTCGGTGCCGAGTTCGATCGAGCGCATCGACGTGGTTGAGTTGGAGCCGGAGGTGATTGCCGCGAATCGCTTTGTCTCGGATCAACGGGCGATTGACCCGCTGGCGGATCCGCGCGTTCGACTGATGACCAACGATGCCCGAAACGCCCTGCTGCTTTCGGAGAGTCAGTATGACATCATCGTGTCGCAACCGTCACACCCGTGGACGGCGGGCGCGTCGCACCTGTACACGCGCGAGTTCATGTCGATGGTGCGGGACCGATTGGGGGCGGAGGGCGTGTTTCTGCAGTGGATGTCGCTTGCGTTTGTCGATGAGCCGCTTCTGCGGAGCCTGGTTGCGACGCTGAGCGATGTGTTTGCGCAGGTGGAGATGTATGCCCCCTATCCCGGGGCGGTGCTTTTCCTGGCGTCGTCCGGGCCTTTGCGGGCGTGGGAGAGCGCTTCGGCGGCGATTGCGGGGCGGCCGGGGGGCTTTGCGGCGGCGGGCATTGTTTGCGCCGAGGACGTGCTGGCGGCGTTGGAACTGGATGCGGATGCCGCACGGCTGTTTGCGGACGGGGCGATGCTCGTAACCGACGACTTCAATCTGCTTCAATTGCAATCGCGGAGACTGGAGAGCGAGCCGCGATCGAGCTGGCAGATCACCGATGCGGCGCTGGCGGCGTCGGACCCGGCGACGAACCCCGAGGGGCGATTCGATGCGGCTTATCTGGTGCGGAAGCTGATGACGCGGACGAACTCGCCGCGGGCGCTGCGCGTGGCGGAGTCGGTGAAAGACCCGGCGCTGCGGGCGCTGTGTCTGGGTCATGTGCGCGACTGGGAGGGGAAGACGGCGGAGTCGATCGCGCAGTTTGAGACGGTTTTGCGCGAGAGGCCGGATTTCGCGCCGGCGGTTTTTGGAAAGCTGCGTGCGCGATCGGCGGAGCTGCTGCGACGGCACCCGGCGGAGACGGCGCTGGCCGAGCGTCTCGGCGATCCTGCGCGGGCGGTGATCGACGGGTGGCAGGCGGGGTCCGGCGGATCGTGGCAGGCGCTGCGGGCGCTGGACGAGCGGCTGGCCCTTGCGGGGCCGACCGAGGACTGGTACGTCGATGCTCAGCGACTGCGGGCGCGGTGGCGGATTCAATCGGGGGAGCCGGCGCTTTGCCGCGAGGCGATGGGCATTCTGGACGCGTTCATTCCGCGTTTCGGGAGCGCGGATGACTTTCTGACGCGAGCGGATGCGTCGCTGGGGGCGGGCGAGGAACTCGGGGCGCTGGGGGCGCTGCACGAAGCGGCACAGATGCTTCGCAAGAACAGCGCGGGGACAGCGCTGGCCAAGAGGATCCAGAAGAAACTCGACGGACTTGCCCCGCACGTGCGCGCCAGCGAGGCGGGACGCCGCACCGTGGCGGCGATTTCGCTGATTCCGGGGATGACGCCGAGCCTGCCGAAGTTTTACGGGAAATAG
- a CDS encoding tetratricopeptide repeat protein: protein MSPRSFIPISLGIFVVFVGGAWLYLSATEKSTLRPSPVGRLDVLDDPGFVHLAERTSPAKRELRLQAPPSDARSHTQNRTTNLKPRPRGPALGQIIDQVARRLDEASVELRHDADASFVSLYSKGALAAREGNFNTALEHFDNALKRNPAGHAALAAKADVLVAQGRFLEARDAYEQVLKANDKDPEVRYNYAVVLYRLSDFQESAHQLRQVIRRDPGHANAHYNLASLAQREGRIDEARASWEAFTRLRPNVASAWFNLGVTYVDFDLPLEAAYAFEAVTTITPDDADAFLNLGIARAVAGDYRAALDALRIANELSPCDESLLRYLATLHDILADQGSPDAPRHRQIAATLQEQVDSQAPAP, encoded by the coding sequence ATGTCGCCCCGATCGTTCATTCCCATCAGCCTCGGCATCTTCGTCGTCTTCGTCGGCGGCGCATGGCTCTATCTCTCCGCGACCGAGAAATCCACGTTGCGCCCATCTCCGGTGGGGCGGCTCGACGTCCTCGACGATCCCGGTTTCGTGCACCTGGCCGAGAGAACATCGCCCGCCAAACGCGAGTTGCGCCTGCAAGCTCCTCCTTCTGATGCCCGCTCCCATACGCAAAATCGAACGACGAATCTGAAGCCCCGCCCTCGTGGTCCCGCCCTCGGTCAGATCATCGATCAGGTCGCCCGCCGGTTGGACGAGGCATCCGTCGAACTGCGCCACGATGCGGACGCCTCTTTCGTCAGCCTTTATTCAAAAGGCGCGCTCGCCGCCCGCGAAGGAAATTTCAACACCGCCCTTGAACACTTCGATAACGCCCTCAAAAGGAATCCCGCCGGCCATGCCGCCCTCGCCGCCAAGGCTGATGTCCTCGTCGCCCAGGGCAGATTCCTCGAGGCCCGCGACGCCTACGAACAGGTCTTAAAGGCGAACGACAAAGACCCCGAAGTGCGCTACAACTACGCCGTCGTCCTCTATCGCCTCTCCGATTTTCAGGAGTCCGCTCATCAGCTTCGCCAGGTGATCCGCCGCGATCCCGGCCACGCCAACGCCCATTACAATCTCGCCAGCCTCGCCCAACGCGAGGGCCGCATCGACGAGGCCCGCGCATCCTGGGAAGCCTTCACCCGCCTTCGCCCCAATGTCGCCAGCGCCTGGTTCAATCTCGGCGTCACCTATGTAGACTTCGATTTGCCGCTCGAGGCCGCCTACGCATTTGAGGCCGTCACCACCATCACGCCCGACGACGCCGACGCATTCCTCAATCTCGGAATCGCACGCGCCGTCGCCGGAGATTACCGCGCCGCCCTTGACGCCCTTCGCATCGCCAACGAGCTCTCTCCCTGTGACGAATCGCTGCTGCGTTATCTCGCCACCCTCCACGACATCCTCGCCGATCAGGGCTCGCCCGACGCACCGCGCCACCGGCAGATCGCCGCCACGCTCCAGGAGCAGGTTGATAGCCAGGCCCCAGCGCCTTAA
- a CDS encoding TrkH family potassium uptake protein has protein sequence MNHRIIMQYGGVVMVLVSGIMILVAAGVYLMALIRGSTLDAFAHQALSITGLGGLLIGVPTWLLNRGGSKFLSRKEAMLLVAGTWVVGAALAGMPYYLWAKWKATGVNRHVFQHFVSCYFEAMSGLTTTGATVLSDIESMPRSLLVWRAITHWLGGLGIVVLFVAVLPGLGVGGKRMFMIEAPGPAPEGLVPKIRETAKSLWYIYLGLTAVQVLALLPFMSLYESICHTFATLATGGFSTRNASIGAFHDQPMVDVIVVFFMILAGANFGLYYRITHGDWRSVLRDPELRLYLLVLAVSAGIVSSVVYFDRQPIELTDGTVLEATAIEAARQGVVTTVSVQTTTGFCTSNYNGWPFLAQGMLVLLMFIGGCSGSTAGGIKVVRVWIAFKVLISEIEKIYRPDVIRPVRLGKATMDPELKLGTVCYFLGCILIFTAGAGAVMLLEQLRPNSPCDFTTAATASAATLFTIGPGLAKVGAIENYGWMSEWSKAVLCVLMAFGRLEIFAIIVLFTPSFWKSD, from the coding sequence ATGAATCACCGAATCATCATGCAATACGGCGGCGTCGTCATGGTTCTCGTCAGCGGGATCATGATTCTGGTCGCCGCGGGTGTTTACCTGATGGCGCTGATTCGGGGTTCGACGCTCGACGCCTTTGCGCATCAGGCGCTGTCGATTACAGGGCTGGGCGGGCTGCTGATCGGCGTGCCGACCTGGCTGCTCAATCGCGGCGGCTCGAAGTTTCTCTCTCGGAAAGAGGCGATGCTGCTGGTGGCGGGCACGTGGGTCGTCGGCGCGGCACTTGCGGGCATGCCTTATTACCTCTGGGCGAAGTGGAAGGCCACCGGGGTGAATCGCCACGTTTTCCAGCATTTCGTCAGTTGCTACTTCGAGGCGATGAGCGGCCTGACGACGACCGGCGCGACGGTGCTGAGCGACATCGAGTCCATGCCGCGTTCGCTATTAGTCTGGCGGGCGATCACGCACTGGCTGGGCGGGCTGGGCATCGTGGTTTTGTTCGTGGCCGTGCTGCCCGGGCTGGGGGTGGGCGGGAAGCGCATGTTCATGATTGAGGCGCCCGGCCCGGCGCCGGAGGGTCTTGTTCCGAAGATCCGCGAGACGGCGAAGAGCCTTTGGTACATCTATCTGGGATTGACGGCGGTGCAGGTGCTGGCGCTGCTGCCGTTCATGAGCCTTTACGAATCGATCTGTCATACATTCGCGACCCTGGCGACGGGTGGATTCAGCACGCGGAACGCCAGCATAGGGGCGTTTCACGATCAGCCGATGGTGGATGTGATCGTGGTGTTTTTCATGATTCTGGCGGGCGCGAATTTCGGGCTTTACTACCGGATCACCCACGGCGACTGGCGGAGCGTGCTTCGAGATCCTGAGCTCCGCCTTTATCTTCTGGTTCTCGCCGTATCCGCGGGCATCGTGTCATCGGTCGTTTACTTCGATCGTCAGCCCATCGAGCTTACGGACGGGACGGTTCTCGAAGCCACCGCGATTGAGGCCGCCCGGCAGGGTGTGGTGACGACGGTCTCCGTCCAGACGACGACCGGTTTTTGCACGAGCAATTACAACGGTTGGCCGTTTCTCGCGCAGGGGATGCTGGTGCTGCTCATGTTCATCGGAGGCTGTAGCGGCTCGACGGCCGGCGGGATCAAGGTCGTTCGCGTTTGGATCGCGTTCAAGGTGCTGATTTCCGAGATCGAGAAGATTTACCGCCCGGATGTGATCCGTCCGGTGCGGCTGGGGAAGGCGACGATGGACCCGGAGCTGAAGCTCGGGACGGTGTGCTATTTTCTCGGGTGCATTCTGATTTTCACGGCTGGCGCGGGAGCGGTGATGCTGCTCGAACAGCTCCGGCCGAACAGCCCCTGCGATTTTACGACGGCGGCGACGGCGAGCGCGGCGACGTTGTTCACGATCGGCCCGGGCCTGGCGAAGGTGGGCGCGATCGAAAATTATGGGTGGATGTCGGAGTGGAGCAAGGCGGTCTTGTGTGTGCTGATGGCGTTTGGGCGACTGGAGATTTTCGCGATCATCGTTCTGTTCACGCCGAGCTTCTGGAAGTCGGATTGA
- the trkA gene encoding Trk system potassium transporter TrkA, which yields MKKSMNILIIGAGQVGSHTAEVLTGSGHDVTIVDVDDVKLQTVTDTLDVRTLEGNGTNVDVLREAGVRESDLIVAATSSDEVNIVSASIGRALGAKASIARVHHSAFIGHAELRYETHFGINKLICPEYSTAKAIARSLRSPAALEIEEFTGGRIEMHEFPVADTAPAIDCTLSSIAMPPGTRLLGVSRGTDFIVPAADTDILRGDRVVLIGDNDVFEDARKLFRVEKPGRKSAVLMGGSAMAVWLCKALKSRAWSIRVFEANRARAEELAEKLEGVTVLNADPTDKSVFAEERIGMADAFVALHDDDEDNIVGAVLAKAGGVKEAIAVVQRPRYLDLLYHIGVDRSYSPGISAAKEIAAQIDKSPIRQLATLVTGLSTVLVTVAAGAEGCEKNLQELPLAPAWVVGAIRRGDRVFVPGATNQIEAGDVLLAVGKESDQGVLEDIFVKT from the coding sequence ATGAAGAAATCGATGAATATTCTGATCATCGGCGCGGGGCAGGTGGGCAGCCATACCGCGGAAGTGCTCACCGGTTCGGGCCATGACGTCACGATCGTCGATGTGGATGACGTCAAGCTGCAGACGGTGACGGACACACTTGACGTACGCACCCTGGAAGGGAACGGCACCAACGTCGACGTGCTTCGCGAGGCGGGGGTCCGTGAATCCGACCTTATCGTCGCGGCGACCAGCTCCGACGAGGTGAACATCGTCTCCGCCTCCATCGGCCGGGCCCTGGGGGCGAAGGCTTCGATCGCCCGGGTGCATCACAGCGCCTTCATCGGTCACGCCGAGCTGCGCTATGAAACGCATTTCGGCATTAACAAGCTGATTTGTCCGGAGTATTCGACGGCCAAGGCGATCGCGCGGTCGCTGCGGAGTCCGGCCGCGCTGGAGATCGAGGAGTTCACCGGCGGGCGCATCGAGATGCACGAATTCCCGGTGGCGGACACGGCGCCGGCGATCGACTGCACCTTGTCATCCATCGCGATGCCGCCGGGCACGCGGCTTTTGGGCGTATCGCGCGGGACCGACTTCATTGTCCCGGCTGCGGACACGGACATTCTTCGCGGCGATCGAGTCGTGCTCATCGGCGACAACGATGTGTTTGAGGATGCGCGCAAGCTATTCCGGGTGGAGAAGCCGGGCCGCAAGTCGGCGGTGCTGATGGGCGGCTCGGCGATGGCGGTGTGGCTTTGCAAGGCGCTGAAGAGCCGGGCGTGGTCGATACGGGTCTTTGAGGCGAATCGCGCGCGGGCGGAGGAACTTGCGGAGAAGCTTGAGGGGGTGACGGTTCTGAACGCCGATCCGACGGACAAGAGCGTGTTCGCCGAAGAGCGGATCGGCATGGCCGACGCATTTGTGGCGCTGCACGACGACGACGAGGACAACATTGTCGGGGCCGTGCTCGCCAAGGCGGGCGGCGTCAAGGAGGCGATCGCCGTGGTGCAGCGGCCGAGATACCTGGACCTTTTGTATCACATCGGCGTGGATCGATCTTACAGCCCGGGCATTTCGGCGGCGAAGGAGATCGCCGCGCAGATCGACAAGAGTCCCATCCGTCAGTTGGCCACGCTGGTGACGGGGCTGTCGACGGTGCTGGTTACGGTGGCGGCGGGCGCGGAGGGCTGCGAGAAAAATCTTCAGGAATTGCCGCTTGCACCGGCGTGGGTGGTCGGGGCCATTCGCCGAGGCGACCGGGTGTTCGTGCCGGGGGCGACGAACCAGATCGAGGCGGGTGACGTGCTTCTGGCAGTGGGCAAGGAATCGGATCAGGGCGTCCTGGAAGACATCTTCGTGAAGACCTGA